A genomic region of Streptosporangium lutulentum contains the following coding sequences:
- a CDS encoding hydantoinase/oxoprolinase family protein produces the protein MSYRVAMDIGGTFTDVVRYDERTGAVMASKVPSTPGDLVEGVFSALGQVVDDLSGISHFVHGTTQGLNALLERKGGRTLLLSSEGVKDVYQVTPGSGDPVTDLRCRRPEPLVPRSDIVEIPGRLDRCGEELIPLDEDAVRAAARRVRSERFDAIAVCLLFSHANPAHEIRVREILAEELDEETLVVLSHEVAREWREAERTSSTVLEAYTGPTVRCYLGMVEERSAQRGLKVPVHVMQSSGGLVTASYARRRPLQTLLSGPVGGAVGGVAATWLLGRENAICMDMGGTSFDVSLVVGGRPDISTDAHVEGFPVLMPTVNLHTIGAGGGSIAYAEAGTLRVGPESAGAVPGPACYGQGGIQPTVTDANVVLGRMDPAWFAGGLMSLNARAAGTAVSNLARELRLETRQIAEGICSMANAKMAQAIRTLTVEHGVEPRDFALFAFGGAGAMHAVFIARELGISEVVVPRFPGAFSAWGMLEADVRRDLTHPYFRAGEDLNCADMAARLLELEARTLDALTGQNIEASQMCVEHAVDMRYEGQDHALTVPLDSADEPCVPGFAERIATRHAEEYLRRYGHAAPEAPVEFVMLRSTGFGTFPRVSAVLDEPCDEARIVRDVIFDGEVHPTPILRRSGLRGELTGPAIVVEETATTVIPPGCLASVDDNGFLIIKVGTER, from the coding sequence ATGAGTTACCGAGTCGCCATGGACATCGGCGGTACCTTCACCGACGTGGTCCGCTATGACGAGAGGACCGGGGCCGTGATGGCCTCCAAGGTCCCGAGCACTCCCGGCGACCTGGTCGAGGGTGTGTTCTCCGCGCTCGGGCAGGTCGTGGACGACCTGTCCGGGATCTCTCACTTCGTCCACGGCACCACCCAGGGTCTCAACGCCCTGCTGGAGCGCAAGGGCGGACGCACGTTGCTGCTGAGCAGCGAGGGAGTCAAGGACGTCTACCAGGTCACCCCGGGCAGCGGGGACCCGGTGACCGACCTGCGGTGCCGTAGACCCGAACCCCTGGTGCCCAGGTCGGACATCGTGGAGATCCCCGGGCGGCTGGACCGGTGCGGCGAGGAACTCATCCCCCTGGACGAGGACGCCGTCCGCGCGGCCGCCCGGAGGGTCAGGAGCGAGCGCTTCGACGCGATCGCGGTCTGCCTGCTGTTCAGCCACGCCAACCCGGCCCACGAGATCCGTGTGAGGGAGATCCTCGCCGAGGAGCTGGACGAGGAGACCCTCGTCGTCCTGTCCCACGAGGTCGCCCGCGAATGGCGCGAGGCCGAGCGAACCTCCTCCACCGTGCTGGAGGCGTACACGGGCCCCACGGTCCGCTGCTACCTGGGCATGGTCGAGGAACGGTCCGCCCAGCGCGGCCTGAAGGTCCCCGTGCACGTCATGCAGTCCTCCGGCGGCCTGGTCACCGCCTCCTACGCGAGGCGGCGGCCCCTGCAGACCCTGCTGTCGGGGCCGGTGGGCGGCGCCGTGGGCGGGGTCGCGGCGACCTGGCTCCTGGGGCGCGAGAACGCCATCTGCATGGACATGGGCGGCACCTCCTTCGACGTCTCCCTCGTGGTCGGCGGGCGTCCCGACATCAGCACCGACGCCCACGTCGAGGGATTCCCCGTGCTGATGCCGACCGTGAACCTCCACACGATCGGCGCGGGCGGCGGCTCCATCGCCTACGCCGAGGCGGGGACCCTGCGCGTCGGCCCCGAGTCCGCCGGAGCCGTGCCCGGCCCCGCCTGCTACGGCCAGGGCGGCATCCAGCCGACCGTCACCGACGCCAACGTCGTGCTCGGCCGGATGGACCCCGCCTGGTTCGCGGGCGGACTGATGTCCCTGAACGCCCGGGCGGCCGGCACGGCGGTCTCCAACCTGGCGCGCGAGCTGCGCCTGGAGACGCGCCAGATCGCCGAGGGCATCTGCAGCATGGCCAATGCCAAGATGGCCCAGGCCATCCGGACCCTCACCGTCGAGCACGGCGTCGAGCCCCGCGACTTCGCGCTGTTCGCCTTCGGCGGCGCGGGCGCGATGCACGCGGTCTTCATCGCCCGCGAGCTCGGCATCTCCGAGGTGGTCGTCCCCCGGTTCCCCGGCGCGTTCTCCGCCTGGGGCATGCTGGAGGCCGACGTCCGGCGCGACCTCACCCACCCTTACTTCCGGGCGGGCGAGGACCTGAACTGCGCCGACATGGCGGCCCGGCTGCTGGAGCTGGAGGCCCGGACCCTCGACGCGCTGACCGGGCAGAACATCGAGGCCTCCCAGATGTGCGTCGAGCACGCGGTGGACATGCGCTACGAGGGCCAGGACCACGCGCTGACCGTCCCCCTGGACAGCGCGGACGAGCCCTGTGTCCCCGGTTTCGCCGAGCGGATCGCCACCCGCCACGCCGAGGAGTACCTCAGGCGGTACGGCCACGCGGCCCCCGAGGCACCGGTGGAGTTCGTGATGCTTCGCAGCACCGGCTTCGGTACCTTCCCCCGGGTCTCCGCCGTCCTCGACGAGCCGTGCGACGAGGCGCGGATCGTCCGGGATGTGATCTTCGACGGCGAGGTGCACCCCACCCCGATCCTGCGCCGGAGCGGCCTGCGCGGCGAGCTCACCGGCCCGGCGATCGTGGTCGAGGAGACCGCGACCACGGTGATCCCCCCCGGCTGCCTGGCCTCGGTGGACGACAACGGGTTCCTGATCATCAAGGTGGGAACGGAACGTTGA
- a CDS encoding YigZ family protein, giving the protein MSVPYLTLEDITEHETEIKRSRFLCTLAPVSSEEEARAFVAECKVLYADASHNCSAYVIGGDRRVQRADDDGEPGGTAGTPMLETLLRRGLGDVVAVVTRYFGGVKLGAGGLVRAYGSSVGKALDLAPLVEMVPAKVMTVIVDHIRAGRLENDLHASRYEVREVVYGAEVGFRVAVRESDLAAFPGWIATLTSGHAVIEPGRTLYLRGA; this is encoded by the coding sequence ATGTCTGTGCCGTACCTGACGCTGGAAGACATCACCGAGCACGAGACCGAGATCAAGCGGTCTCGATTCCTCTGCACCCTGGCGCCGGTGTCCTCCGAGGAGGAGGCGCGCGCCTTCGTCGCCGAGTGCAAGGTGCTCTACGCCGACGCCTCCCACAACTGCTCCGCCTACGTGATCGGCGGAGATCGGCGGGTCCAGCGGGCCGACGACGACGGGGAGCCCGGCGGCACCGCCGGGACCCCGATGCTGGAGACACTGCTGCGCCGGGGACTCGGCGACGTGGTGGCGGTGGTGACGCGTTACTTCGGCGGCGTGAAACTCGGCGCGGGGGGCCTGGTCCGGGCGTACGGCTCGTCGGTCGGCAAGGCGCTGGACCTCGCGCCCCTGGTCGAGATGGTGCCCGCGAAGGTCATGACGGTGATCGTGGACCACATCCGGGCGGGACGGCTGGAGAACGATCTGCACGCCTCGCGGTACGAGGTCAGGGAGGTCGTCTACGGCGCCGAGGTCGGCTTCCGCGTCGCGGTGCGCGAATCGGACCTGGCCGCCTTTCCCGGCTGGATCGCCACGCTGACCTCGGGCCACGCGGTGATCGAGCCCGGCCGGACGCTCTACCTCAGGGGGGCCTGA
- a CDS encoding sensor histidine kinase → MRQPAAWGASACVGFARACVVVVVSMLVPAVWAAAVALWIWWGADAWTWIAPFIWACIGTFVLSRPVCRMFRSLVATWTDTVIPAGYRQAGPVTRMSTGYWWNGFSYERTRRDALMDQRMRIRWRDPAVWRDLRFMGIAPITAGVIAAIPPAGVAAAVLGFSQPELSTRLIGVLGLVVAIAGAPYAWRPVEPVAVRFLRPSPAMALADRVDELTAQRADTTVAQAAEIRRIERDLHDGAQARLVGLGLSLAIAEKLMETDPDQAKALMREARAGATASLTELRELVQGINPSVLNERGLIDAVRALALDSPLEATVSADVRLLLDPPIESALYFGTAELMTNAVKHAHATRARIAIDRDGTGIVVDVEDNGRGGAGVRAGSGLDGLRRRLAVFDGTLEITSPAGGPTHVRMTVPCESS, encoded by the coding sequence ATGAGACAGCCGGCAGCCTGGGGGGCGAGTGCCTGCGTGGGGTTCGCGCGCGCGTGCGTCGTGGTGGTCGTCAGCATGCTGGTCCCGGCCGTGTGGGCCGCCGCCGTGGCACTGTGGATCTGGTGGGGCGCGGACGCGTGGACGTGGATCGCGCCGTTCATATGGGCGTGCATTGGCACGTTCGTCCTGTCGCGTCCGGTCTGCCGGATGTTCCGCTCCCTCGTCGCGACATGGACGGACACCGTCATCCCCGCCGGCTACCGGCAGGCCGGGCCGGTGACGCGGATGTCCACCGGGTACTGGTGGAACGGCTTCAGCTACGAACGCACCAGGCGCGACGCCCTCATGGATCAGAGAATGCGGATCCGATGGAGGGATCCCGCCGTCTGGCGTGACCTGCGCTTCATGGGGATCGCGCCGATCACCGCGGGCGTGATCGCGGCCATTCCGCCCGCCGGAGTCGCGGCGGCGGTCCTCGGGTTTTCTCAGCCGGAGCTCTCCACGCGTCTCATCGGGGTGCTCGGCCTGGTCGTGGCGATCGCCGGCGCCCCGTACGCCTGGCGGCCCGTCGAGCCGGTGGCCGTCCGCTTCCTGCGCCCCTCGCCCGCGATGGCGCTGGCCGATCGGGTGGATGAGCTGACGGCCCAGCGCGCGGACACCACGGTCGCGCAGGCCGCCGAGATCCGCCGGATCGAGCGGGACCTGCACGACGGGGCGCAGGCCCGCCTGGTCGGGCTCGGGCTCTCCCTGGCGATCGCGGAGAAGCTGATGGAAACCGACCCCGACCAGGCCAAGGCCCTGATGAGGGAGGCGCGGGCCGGCGCCACCGCGTCACTGACCGAGCTCCGCGAACTGGTCCAGGGGATCAACCCGTCGGTGCTGAACGAGCGAGGGCTCATCGACGCCGTTCGCGCTCTCGCCCTGGACAGCCCGCTTGAGGCGACTGTCAGCGCCGACGTCCGGCTGCTCCTGGACCCGCCGATCGAGTCCGCCCTGTACTTCGGAACCGCCGAACTGATGACCAACGCGGTCAAGCATGCCCACGCGACCCGGGCACGAATCGCCATCGACCGGGACGGCACCGGCATCGTCGTGGATGTCGAGGACAACGGCCGGGGTGGGGCCGGCGTGCGAGCCGGCAGCGGACTCGATGGGCTGCGCCGCCGCCTCGCGGTCTTCGACGGCACCCTGGAGATCACCAGCCCGGCGGGCGGACCGACCCACGTGAGAATGACGGTGCCATGCGAATCGTCGTAG
- a CDS encoding response regulator transcription factor: MRIVVAEDLYLLRDGIVRLIEAYGHQVVATATTGPETLDALLKWRPDVAVVDVRMPPTQSDEGLRAALAARDEVPGLPILILSQHVEQLYARELLADGSGGIGYLLKDSVFDADQFIDALERVAGGGTAMDPAVIAKLLSSGSSSRRLGQLTEREHSVLGLMAEGLSNQAIGRRLFLSESAIGKYTTSLFGKLGITDDDNGNRRVLAVLTYLNES, translated from the coding sequence ATGCGAATCGTCGTAGCCGAAGACCTCTACCTCCTGCGCGACGGGATCGTCCGCCTCATCGAGGCGTACGGCCACCAGGTGGTGGCGACGGCGACCACCGGACCCGAGACGCTCGACGCGCTGCTGAAGTGGCGGCCGGATGTCGCCGTCGTCGACGTCCGCATGCCGCCGACCCAGTCGGACGAGGGCCTGCGGGCCGCTCTCGCCGCCCGCGACGAGGTTCCCGGGCTGCCGATCCTGATTCTCTCTCAGCACGTCGAACAGTTGTACGCCCGCGAACTCCTGGCCGACGGCTCCGGTGGCATCGGCTATCTCCTGAAAGACAGCGTGTTCGACGCCGACCAGTTCATCGACGCGCTGGAGCGCGTCGCCGGCGGCGGGACCGCCATGGACCCGGCCGTCATCGCCAAACTGCTGTCCAGCGGATCCTCCAGCCGGCGGCTCGGACAGCTCACCGAACGCGAACACTCCGTGCTCGGCCTCATGGCCGAGGGGCTGTCCAATCAGGCCATCGGCCGGCGGCTGTTCCTCAGCGAGAGCGCCATCGGCAAGTACACCACCTCCCTGTTCGGCAAGCTCGGCATCACCGACGACGACAACGGCAACCGCCGCGTCCTCGCCGTCCTCACCTACCTGAACGAGTCCTGA
- a CDS encoding response regulator codes for MRVILAEDSTLLREGLIRLLVEEGHEVPAAVGDGETLLDAVAEHRPDIVVADVRMPPTHTDEGLRAALEIRRRWPGTRVLVLSQYVEKHYATELMSGDVDGVGYLLKDRVAQVADFLDALDRVGAGGAAFDPEVVRQLLARTTHVDPLSRLTPRERDVLDHMAQGCTNASVAERLHVSQSAVEKHVNAIFDKLGLLHVTGYSRRVLAVLRYLGS; via the coding sequence GTGCGGGTGATCCTGGCCGAGGACTCCACGCTGCTGCGCGAGGGGCTGATCCGGCTGCTGGTCGAGGAGGGCCACGAGGTCCCGGCCGCGGTCGGCGACGGCGAGACGCTCCTCGACGCGGTGGCCGAGCACCGGCCCGACATCGTGGTCGCCGACGTCCGGATGCCGCCCACCCACACCGACGAGGGGCTGCGGGCGGCGCTGGAGATCCGGCGCCGCTGGCCGGGAACGCGGGTGCTGGTCCTGTCGCAGTACGTCGAGAAGCACTACGCCACCGAGCTGATGAGCGGCGACGTGGACGGTGTGGGCTACCTGCTCAAGGACCGGGTGGCCCAGGTCGCCGACTTCCTCGACGCGCTCGACCGGGTCGGGGCCGGGGGAGCGGCCTTCGACCCCGAGGTCGTGCGGCAGCTTCTCGCCCGCACCACCCACGTCGACCCGCTGAGCCGCCTCACCCCCCGTGAGCGCGACGTGCTCGACCACATGGCGCAGGGCTGCACCAACGCCTCCGTCGCCGAACGGCTCCACGTCTCCCAGAGCGCCGTCGAGAAGCACGTCAACGCCATCTTCGACAAGCTCGGGCTCCTGCACGTCACCGGCTACAGCCGGCGGGTTCTGGCCGTGCTGCGCTACCTGGGCTCCTGA
- a CDS encoding GDSL-type esterase/lipase family protein translates to MIAFTGVTALTVVLAAPAGGATATSSRPVVMAALGDSISAGFNACGWYVPCVSRSWSMGDHAFVQSHYLRLRSLDESLAWQNLNFAVPGATSADLAGQVEKAVARGADYVTILVGAQDACVSEERLMTPVNVYERRMAEALTLFRAGRPGGRVFVASIPDLKRLWRVGKGDLVARGFWAVGRICPTMLAKPASTSAADRARRDRVRARVAAYNAVLARLCVAYGPACRSDGNAVFNQSFTLGHLSKWDYFHPNEAGQKLIAQKTFEAARGWITGDDRQPIPVP, encoded by the coding sequence GTGATCGCATTCACAGGGGTGACGGCGCTCACAGTCGTCTTGGCGGCCCCCGCCGGAGGCGCCACGGCCACGTCGTCGCGACCGGTGGTCATGGCGGCGCTCGGAGACTCGATCAGTGCCGGGTTCAACGCCTGCGGCTGGTACGTCCCCTGTGTCTCGCGTTCCTGGTCGATGGGCGACCACGCCTTCGTCCAGAGCCACTACCTGAGGCTGCGGAGCCTGGACGAGAGCCTCGCCTGGCAGAACCTGAACTTCGCCGTCCCCGGGGCGACCAGCGCCGACCTCGCCGGGCAGGTCGAGAAGGCGGTCGCCCGCGGCGCGGACTACGTGACCATCCTGGTCGGCGCCCAGGACGCCTGCGTGTCCGAAGAACGCCTGATGACCCCCGTGAACGTCTACGAGAGGCGAATGGCCGAGGCCCTGACGCTGTTCCGGGCCGGGCGGCCCGGCGGCAGGGTGTTCGTGGCGAGCATCCCCGACCTCAAGCGGCTGTGGCGGGTCGGCAAGGGCGACCTGGTGGCGCGCGGGTTCTGGGCCGTCGGGCGGATCTGCCCCACCATGCTGGCCAAACCCGCCTCGACGTCCGCGGCCGACCGGGCGCGCCGCGACCGCGTGCGGGCCAGGGTCGCCGCCTACAACGCCGTCCTCGCCAGGCTCTGCGTCGCGTACGGCCCGGCCTGCAGATCCGACGGCAACGCCGTGTTCAACCAGTCCTTCACACTGGGCCACCTCAGCAAGTGGGACTACTTCCACCCCAACGAGGCAGGCCAGAAGCTGATCGCGCAGAAGACCTTCGAGGCGGCCCGCGGATGGATCACAGGGGACGACCGGCAGCCGATCCCCGTCCCCTGA
- a CDS encoding sensor histidine kinase — translation MTRKPEIPGRDREGRGSGVTGRPGDLGALAFHPWLLLAYPPVRELAEGLVRPAAPAALCLALFVALYALSVTLSFRGRRRAATGTLVALVLVTFLLLTAVAEGWFYLAPLMTIACGVVMRDGPVYPVLTALTVALAVAMWWNGSSWENISLSVWGTAAGGLVVSIVLKLFSVIAELHRTREELAHAAVAEERLRFSRDLHDLLGHTLSVMVVKAQVVRRLAPHDAEAAARQAADVEAIGREALTEVRGAITGYRGRGLAAELASARTALADAGISTAVTVPGARPAPELDALLGWAVREGVTNVVRHSGARTCEIRLEGTVLEIRDDGRGPGASTLGNGLRGLAERTAALGGTLETREDGGFLLRVTIP, via the coding sequence GTGACGAGGAAGCCCGAGATTCCCGGGCGCGACCGGGAAGGCCGGGGATCCGGCGTGACGGGGAGGCCCGGCGACCTCGGCGCGCTCGCGTTCCATCCCTGGCTGCTGCTCGCCTATCCGCCGGTGCGCGAGCTCGCCGAGGGACTGGTCCGGCCCGCGGCCCCGGCCGCGCTCTGCCTGGCCCTCTTCGTCGCCCTCTACGCGCTCTCCGTCACGCTGTCCTTCCGCGGCCGGCGCCGCGCCGCGACCGGGACGCTGGTCGCCCTCGTGCTGGTGACCTTCCTGCTGCTGACGGCCGTCGCGGAGGGCTGGTTCTATCTCGCGCCGCTGATGACCATCGCCTGCGGGGTCGTGATGCGGGACGGGCCGGTCTACCCCGTTCTCACCGCCCTGACCGTCGCGCTGGCCGTGGCGATGTGGTGGAACGGATCGAGCTGGGAGAACATCTCCCTGTCCGTCTGGGGGACGGCCGCGGGCGGCCTGGTGGTCAGCATCGTCCTGAAGCTGTTCTCCGTGATAGCCGAGCTTCACAGGACCCGCGAGGAACTGGCCCACGCCGCGGTGGCCGAGGAACGACTGCGGTTCTCCAGGGACCTGCACGACCTGCTCGGGCACACCCTGTCGGTGATGGTGGTCAAGGCGCAGGTCGTGCGGCGTCTGGCCCCGCACGACGCGGAGGCGGCGGCCCGGCAGGCGGCCGACGTCGAGGCCATCGGCCGGGAGGCGCTGACCGAGGTCAGGGGTGCGATCACCGGTTATCGCGGCCGTGGGCTGGCCGCCGAGCTGGCGTCCGCCCGCACCGCGCTGGCCGACGCGGGCATCAGCACCGCGGTGACCGTCCCCGGCGCACGGCCGGCCCCGGAGCTGGACGCCCTGCTGGGCTGGGCCGTACGGGAGGGGGTGACCAACGTCGTCCGCCACAGCGGCGCCCGCACCTGCGAGATCAGGCTGGAGGGAACCGTGCTGGAGATCCGCGACGACGGCCGGGGGCCCGGCGCGAGCACCCTCGGCAACGGGCTGCGCGGCCTGGCCGAGCGGACCGCGGCCCTGGGCGGGACGCTGGAGACGCGTGAGGACGGCGGCTTCCTGCTGAGGGTGACGATTCCATGA
- a CDS encoding isochorismate synthase gives MSVALGLTRPLVVRTTPVGDPGDLFAELPETAPYAWIRHGEGLVAWGEAARVTVPPGPRRFDWARDWLSTIFGEADVDDDVRTPGSGPVAFGSFTFDPDSRGSVLVVPQTILARRDGRAWLTTVGEERLDLVTPLRDPGRIRYGDGSLTAPEWEHAVARAVRRIRSGRLEKTVLARDLTATAERSIDVRLLLTRLARRYPDCYTFSCAGLIGATPELLVRRTGEMIESLVLAGTIPRGTGRADDMARGSALFASAKDRYEHTCAVESVREALSPLCSELKIPEEPELLMLPNVQHLASPVTGRLSAGASVLDVVAAMHPTAAVGGTPTEAALEVIRELEGMDRGGYAGPVGWIDARGDGEWGIALRCAQIDGPRARLFAGCGIMGDSDPASELAEAQAKLRAMQYALEG, from the coding sequence GTGAGTGTTGCGCTCGGATTGACCCGTCCCCTCGTGGTGCGAACCACCCCCGTCGGCGACCCCGGCGACCTGTTCGCCGAACTGCCCGAAACAGCCCCCTATGCCTGGATCAGACATGGTGAGGGGCTGGTCGCCTGGGGCGAGGCCGCACGTGTGACCGTACCGCCGGGTCCCCGGCGTTTCGACTGGGCCCGCGACTGGTTGTCGACCATCTTCGGCGAGGCCGACGTCGACGACGACGTGCGGACCCCCGGCTCCGGACCGGTCGCCTTCGGCTCGTTCACCTTCGACCCCGACTCCCGGGGCTCCGTCCTCGTCGTGCCCCAGACGATCCTCGCCCGCCGCGACGGCCGCGCATGGCTGACCACCGTCGGCGAGGAGCGGCTCGACCTGGTCACCCCGCTCCGCGATCCCGGCAGGATCCGGTACGGCGACGGCAGCCTGACCGCTCCCGAGTGGGAGCACGCCGTGGCGCGAGCCGTCAGGCGGATCCGGTCGGGCCGCCTGGAGAAGACCGTGCTCGCCCGCGACCTGACCGCCACCGCGGAGCGGTCGATCGACGTCCGCCTGCTGCTGACCCGGCTGGCCCGCCGCTATCCCGACTGCTACACCTTCTCCTGCGCCGGCCTGATCGGGGCCACCCCCGAACTGCTGGTACGGCGTACCGGGGAGATGATCGAGTCCCTGGTCCTGGCCGGCACGATCCCCCGGGGCACCGGCCGGGCCGACGACATGGCGCGCGGCTCGGCCCTGTTCGCCTCGGCGAAGGACCGCTACGAGCACACCTGCGCGGTGGAGTCGGTGCGCGAGGCGCTGAGCCCGCTCTGCTCCGAGCTGAAGATCCCCGAGGAGCCCGAGCTCCTGATGCTGCCGAACGTCCAGCACCTGGCCAGCCCCGTGACCGGACGACTCTCCGCCGGGGCCTCGGTCCTGGACGTGGTGGCGGCCATGCACCCGACCGCCGCCGTCGGAGGCACGCCCACCGAGGCCGCGCTCGAGGTCATCCGCGAACTGGAGGGCATGGACCGCGGCGGTTACGCCGGGCCGGTCGGCTGGATCGACGCCCGGGGCGACGGCGAATGGGGCATCGCGTTGCGCTGCGCCCAGATCGACGGCCCCCGGGCCCGGCTGTTCGCCGGCTGCGGCATCATGGGCGACTCCGATCCGGCGTCCGAGCTCGCCGAGGCCCAGGCCAAGCTCCGCGCGATGCAGTACGCCCTGGAAGGCTGA
- a CDS encoding GNAT family N-acetyltransferase: MALLTTARLTIRDWSPDDAAEALTVYGAPEVTRWLSPAMTQIDDEQAMRTTLESWVRNRDALIPPLGRWAIVRTSDQRVVGGLSLRYLPPDEEDIEIGWQLAPGSWGNGYATEAARALAGWAFSIGAHELVAVVRVNNDRGAATSRRIGMQWVGETDKYYETHLNVYRLWPSDLTTAEEKDALQL; the protein is encoded by the coding sequence ATGGCTTTACTGACCACCGCCCGCCTCACGATACGTGACTGGAGCCCCGACGACGCCGCCGAGGCCCTGACCGTCTACGGCGCGCCAGAGGTCACCCGGTGGCTTTCCCCGGCGATGACCCAGATCGACGACGAACAGGCGATGCGGACCACGCTCGAGTCATGGGTTCGCAATCGCGACGCCCTGATCCCCCCGCTGGGCCGCTGGGCGATCGTCCGCACCTCCGACCAGCGGGTCGTCGGCGGCCTCTCCCTGAGATACCTGCCGCCGGACGAGGAGGACATCGAGATCGGCTGGCAGCTCGCCCCCGGCTCCTGGGGGAACGGCTACGCCACCGAGGCCGCCCGGGCCCTGGCCGGGTGGGCGTTCTCCATCGGCGCCCACGAGCTCGTCGCGGTCGTCCGGGTGAACAACGATCGCGGCGCCGCCACGTCCAGGCGCATCGGCATGCAGTGGGTGGGCGAGACGGACAAGTACTACGAGACGCACCTCAACGTCTACCGGCTCTGGCCCAGCGACCTCACCACCGCCGAGGAGAAGGACGCGCTCCAGCTCTGA
- a CDS encoding DedA family protein encodes MSSLTADGSALILSSPDATGIAGWAVGLMETLGAPGAGLAIALENLFPPLPSEVILPLAGFTASKGSMSLFDAVLWTTLGSVIGALALYGLGALLGRDRVVAIAAKLPLIKVSDIEKTEAWFAKHGRKTVFFGRMIPIFRSLISIPAGVERMPIMTFTLLTTLGSLIWNTAFVMAGYLLGENWSLVENYMGIVSKAVLGIVVLAVVVFVVIRLRDQRKGKHHARP; translated from the coding sequence ATGAGTTCACTGACAGCCGATGGAAGCGCCTTGATTCTGAGTTCACCCGATGCCACCGGAATCGCCGGATGGGCGGTCGGTCTTATGGAAACCCTGGGGGCGCCAGGGGCGGGATTGGCCATCGCGCTGGAGAATCTGTTCCCACCGCTGCCGAGCGAGGTGATCCTCCCGCTGGCCGGGTTCACCGCGAGCAAGGGGAGCATGAGCCTGTTCGACGCGGTGCTCTGGACCACCCTGGGGTCGGTGATCGGCGCGCTGGCGCTCTACGGCCTGGGGGCGCTGCTGGGCCGGGACCGGGTGGTGGCCATCGCGGCGAAGCTGCCGCTGATCAAGGTCTCCGACATCGAGAAGACTGAGGCCTGGTTCGCCAAACACGGCAGGAAGACCGTCTTCTTCGGCCGGATGATCCCCATCTTCCGGAGCCTCATCTCGATCCCGGCGGGGGTCGAGCGCATGCCGATCATGACGTTCACCCTCCTCACCACGCTGGGCAGCCTCATCTGGAACACGGCCTTCGTGATGGCCGGATACCTACTCGGGGAGAACTGGTCGCTGGTCGAGAACTACATGGGGATCGTGTCCAAGGCCGTCCTGGGCATCGTCGTGCTCGCCGTGGTGGTCTTCGTGGTGATACGGCTGAGGGACCAGCGCAAGGGAAAGCACCACGCGCGCCCGTGA
- a CDS encoding response regulator transcription factor has protein sequence MIRVLLAEDQGMMRGALALLLDLEDDLEIVATVGTGDEVVPAALRARPDVALLDIEMPGISGLDAAAGLRDRLPGCRVLMLTTFGRPGYLRRAMEAGAAGFLVKDGPVEELAAAIRRVLTGEKVIDPTLAAAALSTGANPLTDRERDVLAAAADGATIADISSRLHLSESTVRNYLSAAIGKTGTRNRVEAARTARDNGWL, from the coding sequence ATGATCAGAGTGTTGCTGGCCGAGGACCAGGGCATGATGCGCGGCGCGCTCGCCCTGCTTCTCGATCTGGAGGACGACCTCGAGATCGTCGCCACGGTCGGCACGGGAGACGAGGTCGTGCCCGCCGCGCTGCGTGCCCGTCCCGACGTCGCGCTGCTGGACATCGAGATGCCGGGGATCAGCGGCCTGGACGCCGCCGCCGGGCTGCGCGACCGGCTGCCCGGCTGCCGGGTGCTGATGCTGACCACGTTCGGCCGGCCGGGCTACCTGCGCCGGGCGATGGAGGCGGGCGCCGCCGGGTTCCTGGTCAAGGACGGGCCGGTGGAGGAGCTGGCCGCCGCGATCCGCAGGGTCCTGACGGGTGAGAAGGTGATCGATCCCACGCTGGCCGCCGCCGCGCTGAGCACCGGCGCCAACCCGCTGACCGATCGCGAGCGGGACGTGCTGGCCGCGGCGGCCGACGGTGCGACGATCGCCGACATCTCCTCTCGGCTGCACCTGTCGGAGAGCACGGTGCGCAACTACCTGTCCGCCGCGATCGGCAAGACCGGCACCCGCAACCGCGTCGAGGCCGCCCGCACCGCCCGGGACAACGGCTGGCTGTGA